A single genomic interval of Aureliella helgolandensis harbors:
- a CDS encoding metallophosphoesterase family protein: protein MKCWLVSDTHNRHSELHIPEGIDLVIHCGDESESRQEWRNEPEARAFFEWYSALEIATKIFVPGNHSTAIEKGLIRPEEYPQVHFLIHQEMECNGLKIFGSPYTPQFFDWAYMRSREALGLIWQSLPAGVDILITHGPPKGALDVTHDRKSAKPIHVGSQSLMRHVVNRVQPKIHAFGHIHDEPGIANFGVLERDGITFVNCACCDNRNQLVNHGIVLHV, encoded by the coding sequence ATGAAATGTTGGTTGGTCTCTGATACACACAATCGCCACTCGGAATTGCACATTCCAGAGGGGATCGACCTGGTGATTCATTGTGGAGATGAGTCGGAAAGCCGACAAGAATGGCGCAACGAACCAGAAGCTCGGGCGTTCTTCGAGTGGTATTCGGCTCTTGAGATTGCGACCAAGATCTTTGTGCCGGGAAATCACTCTACAGCAATTGAAAAGGGATTGATTCGTCCGGAGGAGTATCCCCAAGTCCATTTCTTGATTCACCAAGAAATGGAATGCAACGGGTTGAAGATTTTTGGAAGCCCGTACACTCCACAATTCTTCGACTGGGCGTACATGCGCTCGCGTGAGGCGCTGGGCTTAATTTGGCAATCCCTACCAGCCGGCGTTGATATTCTGATCACGCACGGACCACCGAAAGGGGCCCTCGATGTGACCCACGATAGAAAGTCGGCTAAGCCGATACACGTTGGCTCGCAATCTTTGATGCGGCATGTTGTGAACCGTGTGCAACCCAAAATCCATGCGTTTGGGCATATACACGATGAGCCGGGCATCGCCAATTTTGGAGTGCTGGAACGCGATGGAATCACGTTCGTCAACTGTGCTTGTTGCGATAACCGAAACCAGCTCGTCAACCATGGAATCGTCCTCCACGTTTAG
- a CDS encoding sulfatase-like hydrolase/transferase produces the protein MIHRMLLSGIVYCLGMATTVHAENPQVRPNVLFIAIDDLNDWIGCLGGHAQTLTPNIDRLAARGVLFTNAHCPAPACNPCRSAVFTGRAPNRSGMYDNRQQMREVMPQEKIIPQHFREHGYRASGSGKLLHYFIDAASWDEYFPAAETENPFPATFSPPKRPVSLPVGGPWQYVETDWAALDVTDEQYGGDWAVTQWVGEQLSQRHAQPQFWGCGIYRPHEPWFVPKKYFEPFPISSIQLPPGYKVNDLDDVPAAGVRGARNRYFAHIQERKQWRQGVQGYLASIHFADAMLGRVLDALDTGPNADNTIVVLWSDHGWQLGEKEHWQKYTGWRAVTRVPLIVQVPKNLASKLPQGTPAGTICDAPVNLLSLFPTLVDLCGLPSKSNCDGPSLLPLLLDATADWPHKSITHLATPESYSVSGRTHRYIHYSDGSEELYHITKDPFEWTNLAAKKSAVLLLTEFRRTSPKSFAKRIEPSIESLVKLAWHPLDATNPPASQPEGTPFQVHFNNSRMTSVELLWMNDAGEPVSYGEIASGKLKSQQTRPGAAWMLRDAESKASLGYFLVGDRTAQAIIPATSDEKQ, from the coding sequence ATGATCCACAGAATGCTACTCAGCGGTATCGTGTATTGCCTCGGCATGGCCACCACCGTGCATGCAGAAAATCCTCAGGTCCGCCCCAATGTTCTGTTCATTGCAATCGACGACTTGAACGACTGGATCGGCTGCCTTGGGGGACATGCTCAAACACTTACCCCCAACATCGATCGATTGGCGGCCCGAGGAGTTCTATTCACCAACGCACATTGCCCCGCGCCAGCCTGCAACCCGTGTCGATCAGCCGTCTTTACCGGACGGGCGCCCAACCGCTCAGGCATGTATGACAATCGCCAGCAAATGCGGGAAGTCATGCCTCAAGAAAAGATAATACCTCAGCACTTTCGGGAGCACGGCTATCGAGCTTCTGGATCGGGAAAGCTTCTCCACTATTTCATCGATGCCGCTTCCTGGGACGAATACTTCCCAGCGGCCGAGACCGAGAATCCCTTTCCAGCGACATTCTCGCCCCCGAAACGCCCCGTCAGTCTTCCTGTGGGAGGACCTTGGCAGTACGTGGAAACCGACTGGGCTGCACTCGACGTCACCGACGAGCAGTACGGTGGAGATTGGGCAGTCACCCAATGGGTCGGTGAGCAGTTAAGCCAGCGGCATGCACAACCACAATTTTGGGGATGCGGTATTTATCGCCCCCATGAACCTTGGTTCGTACCTAAAAAGTACTTTGAACCGTTCCCAATCTCCTCGATTCAGTTGCCGCCTGGCTACAAAGTGAACGATCTCGATGACGTGCCCGCAGCGGGAGTTCGCGGGGCAAGGAATCGTTACTTTGCGCACATCCAAGAGCGGAAGCAGTGGCGTCAGGGAGTGCAAGGCTACTTGGCATCAATTCATTTTGCCGATGCGATGCTAGGGCGCGTGCTCGATGCACTCGACACAGGTCCCAACGCGGACAACACCATCGTGGTCCTCTGGTCGGATCATGGTTGGCAACTGGGAGAAAAGGAACACTGGCAAAAGTACACGGGATGGAGAGCGGTAACTCGCGTCCCTCTCATTGTTCAAGTCCCTAAAAACCTGGCAAGTAAGCTTCCTCAAGGCACCCCCGCTGGCACCATCTGTGATGCTCCCGTGAATTTACTAAGCTTGTTCCCGACACTGGTCGATTTATGCGGTCTACCATCCAAAAGCAATTGTGATGGTCCCAGCCTGCTGCCACTGCTGCTAGATGCGACTGCCGATTGGCCGCACAAATCGATAACTCACCTGGCGACTCCCGAAAGCTACAGCGTGAGTGGCCGCACACATCGTTACATCCACTACAGTGACGGCAGCGAAGAGCTCTACCACATCACGAAAGATCCATTCGAATGGACCAATCTGGCAGCGAAAAAGAGTGCCGTCCTGCTACTGACAGAGTTCCGTCGCACTTCTCCCAAGTCGTTTGCTAAGCGCATCGAGCCGTCCATCGAGTCTTTGGTGAAACTCGCTTGGCACCCACTGGACGCAACCAATCCGCCCGCGTCGCAACCCGAAGGCACCCCCTTCCAAGTGCACTTTAATAACTCTCGCATGACTTCCGTGGAACTGCTATGGATGAACGACGCGGGAGAACCTGTATCGTACGGCGAAATTGCGAGCGGAAAGCTTAAGTCCCAACAGACGCGACCTGGCGCCGCTTGGATGTTGCGTGACGCAGAGTCCAAGGCGTCGCTAGGGTACTTTCTGGTCGGTGATCGCACCGCTCAAGCGATTATCCCAGCCACCTCCGACGAAAAGCAGTAG
- a CDS encoding outer membrane protein assembly factor BamB family protein: protein MTWSCFAMRSPRNNPLATLLLLAIVGQPSGATRGADWMQLRGPNSTGVVQDATFPEHWSETENIVWKQPIAGRGWSSPIVAGDRVFITTVVRQQGEDEAAKPGLYFGGNREETEDVVLDWQLLCFRLGDGELLWTEVLHSGKPPTPRHVKNSYASETPVSDGQHVYVLFGDVGLYSVDFQGNVVWTKELPPCKTRYDWGTAASPVLFEDRLYFVSDNEDASYLAAIDTATGDEVWRTDRDEKSNWSTPYIWQNSQRTEIITPGTGRSRAYDLAGELLYEWGGASSITIATPYAAHGLLYVTSGYVGDKKRPIYALRPGASGDVSLEDDAVSNEHIAWFKPQAAPYNPSTIVYEDQLYVLYDRGLFASYHARTGALVYDQQRIRNGRSFTASPWAANGKLYCLNEFGETFVIKTGSEYELLHVNQLESKQLAMATPAIVGSRLILRTGDALYCIGEK, encoded by the coding sequence ATGACATGGTCTTGCTTCGCAATGCGATCCCCACGTAACAACCCGCTGGCGACTCTCTTGCTGTTAGCCATCGTAGGGCAGCCCTCCGGTGCAACGCGAGGTGCCGACTGGATGCAGCTGCGTGGCCCGAACTCCACGGGAGTTGTCCAGGATGCGACGTTTCCCGAGCATTGGAGCGAGACGGAGAACATCGTCTGGAAGCAACCGATTGCCGGTCGCGGTTGGTCCTCACCCATTGTTGCAGGAGACCGTGTATTCATTACGACAGTAGTGCGGCAGCAGGGGGAGGATGAAGCGGCTAAACCTGGTTTGTATTTTGGTGGCAACCGAGAAGAGACCGAGGACGTTGTCCTCGATTGGCAATTACTTTGTTTTCGACTTGGTGATGGCGAGCTCCTGTGGACAGAAGTGTTGCACAGCGGCAAGCCACCGACGCCAAGGCACGTGAAGAATAGTTATGCGTCCGAGACGCCAGTATCCGATGGACAGCATGTCTACGTTCTATTCGGTGATGTGGGGCTCTACAGCGTGGACTTCCAGGGGAATGTGGTTTGGACGAAGGAACTGCCACCCTGCAAAACACGCTACGATTGGGGTACTGCCGCATCTCCCGTTTTATTCGAGGATCGGTTGTACTTCGTGAGCGATAACGAAGACGCGTCCTATTTGGCTGCAATTGATACGGCAACTGGGGATGAAGTGTGGCGGACGGACCGAGATGAGAAAAGCAATTGGTCTACGCCCTATATCTGGCAAAACTCGCAGCGAACCGAGATTATCACTCCCGGGACTGGACGATCGCGCGCGTACGACCTCGCTGGCGAGCTGCTCTACGAGTGGGGAGGTGCGTCGAGCATTACGATTGCAACTCCCTATGCGGCACATGGGCTTCTGTATGTCACCTCGGGATACGTGGGGGACAAGAAACGTCCTATTTACGCGCTTCGTCCAGGCGCGAGCGGTGATGTTTCATTGGAGGATGACGCGGTATCGAATGAGCATATCGCTTGGTTCAAGCCTCAAGCAGCCCCTTACAACCCTTCGACGATCGTTTATGAGGATCAGCTCTACGTGCTGTACGATCGTGGATTGTTCGCTTCGTACCATGCTAGAACGGGCGCGCTGGTGTACGACCAGCAGAGAATTCGAAATGGCAGGTCATTTACTGCATCGCCGTGGGCGGCCAACGGAAAACTCTATTGCCTCAATGAATTTGGAGAGACATTTGTCATCAAGACCGGTTCCGAATACGAATTGTTGCATGTCAATCAATTGGAGAGCAAGCAGTTGGCCATGGCGACTCCGGCAATCGTGGGCAGTCGATTAATTCTGCGCACCGGTGACGCCTTGTATTGCATTGGTGAAAAGTAG
- a CDS encoding M20/M25/M40 family metallo-hydrolase, with translation MILVLGNFSPPAAAQNSDTRPANAIAPPESTPQSTSSQTGAVTQEGSPHIASEVLLGAESQNQSRLLSQIRQLTFEGKRTGEGYFSQDGSQMVFQSERQDDNPFYQIYWMDLQTGDTHRVSPGIGKTTCAWIHPSGQQILFASTQYDPQAIDKQQQEIDFRASGEIRRYTWDYDPTYDLVEFEVDSGDYRRLTDSVGYDAEGSYSPDGSQICFASNRRAYTGELSAKEQALFDIDPASAMDLYIMDRDGSNLQRLTTAIGYDGGPFFSADGQKICWRRFDESGALAEIMVMNRDGSEQRAITQLGAMSWAPYFHPSGDYLIFTTNVHGFSNFELYLVDTAGAHDPVRVTSRDGFDGLPVFTPNGTGLVWTSNGNNSQSQLFEAQWNDAAARELLELDAQPSSSGAEVAQESARSTVPGFTAADIGRHVDYLCRPELGGRLTGTEGERKATAYVAAYLENLGLQPAGQDGTFFHEFEFVSDVRLGDDNSLTSDGHQYTVDEDWRPVFFSREGAVAPTEVVFAGYGIVAPEEQGQAEYDSYVHLDVQDKWVLVFRQMPQDISPERRQHLARYSGERYKAMVARDRGAAGLIFVSGPTSPVRSRLLPLQMDGTLGGSSLSVVTIADDLAGEWMQRAGESLAELQQELDSGDPSMGFALPGVTLAAQIDIEPITSHGRNVLALLPSGEKASAEMIVVGAHIDHLGTGKGSGSLAKEEEQGGVHRGADDNASGVAAILEVAQYLAQQSQDAKLDAKRDILLAAWSGEELGLRGSQAFVDDFSSLFPERVTNASTSTLKDANPHSDIPAHTPEALAHHAHETTPTTLYPNIAACLNLDMVGRLRDSLVLQGIGSSNYWAGAIERRNAVVRLSLTLQNDCHLPTDASSFFMRGVPILSAFTGSHSEYHTPRDVPELLNYEGAAQVAKLMGLIARDLVQADAAPDYHEQPAQPEMRANLAAYLGTVPDYAQTDIQGLKLSGVTAGAPAADAGLLAGDIIVELAGKQIENIYDYTYAIEALKIGQPTKVKIKRGDETLELEIIPGSRQ, from the coding sequence TTGATCCTCGTCCTCGGCAATTTTTCGCCCCCTGCTGCCGCACAGAACTCCGACACGCGTCCAGCCAATGCGATCGCCCCGCCAGAAAGCACTCCCCAATCCACTAGTTCGCAGACGGGGGCGGTAACGCAAGAAGGTTCTCCGCACATTGCAAGCGAAGTTCTGCTCGGAGCCGAGTCACAAAATCAATCGCGTCTCCTGTCTCAAATTCGCCAATTAACGTTCGAGGGGAAGCGCACCGGCGAGGGCTACTTCTCCCAGGATGGATCGCAAATGGTGTTCCAGAGCGAGCGTCAAGATGACAATCCGTTCTATCAGATCTATTGGATGGACCTCCAAACCGGAGACACCCATCGCGTCTCACCCGGAATTGGAAAAACGACTTGCGCGTGGATCCACCCGAGTGGGCAACAAATCTTGTTCGCCTCCACCCAGTACGACCCGCAAGCCATCGACAAGCAACAACAAGAGATCGACTTCCGCGCATCGGGGGAAATACGACGTTACACTTGGGACTACGACCCGACCTACGACTTAGTGGAATTTGAAGTCGACTCTGGCGACTATCGCCGCTTGACGGATTCCGTCGGCTACGATGCCGAGGGTTCCTATTCACCGGATGGTTCCCAAATCTGCTTTGCATCCAACCGCCGGGCTTACACAGGCGAACTGTCAGCCAAGGAACAGGCCCTATTCGACATCGATCCCGCCTCCGCCATGGATCTCTACATCATGGACAGGGATGGAAGCAATCTGCAGCGTCTGACGACGGCAATCGGCTACGACGGTGGGCCCTTCTTCTCAGCAGATGGTCAGAAAATCTGCTGGCGACGCTTTGATGAATCGGGGGCATTGGCCGAGATCATGGTGATGAATCGTGATGGTTCGGAGCAACGTGCGATCACGCAGTTGGGAGCCATGAGCTGGGCACCCTACTTCCACCCCAGCGGTGACTACTTAATCTTCACCACCAACGTCCACGGATTCTCCAATTTCGAACTCTACCTAGTCGATACGGCCGGTGCACACGACCCCGTGCGTGTCACCTCGCGGGATGGCTTTGATGGGCTGCCCGTGTTCACCCCCAACGGTACCGGGCTCGTATGGACGAGTAACGGCAACAATTCCCAATCACAGCTCTTCGAAGCTCAGTGGAATGACGCGGCTGCGCGGGAGTTGCTGGAACTGGACGCTCAACCGTCCTCCTCCGGTGCTGAAGTTGCCCAGGAGTCTGCGCGTTCTACGGTGCCTGGTTTTACTGCTGCAGATATCGGCCGTCACGTCGATTACCTGTGCCGCCCCGAACTAGGTGGCCGGTTGACCGGTACCGAAGGGGAACGCAAGGCCACTGCCTACGTGGCGGCTTACTTGGAGAACCTCGGTCTGCAACCCGCTGGCCAGGATGGCACCTTTTTCCATGAATTCGAATTCGTATCGGATGTACGCCTCGGCGATGACAATTCACTCACCTCCGACGGTCACCAATACACCGTCGATGAAGACTGGCGGCCCGTCTTCTTTTCCCGAGAGGGAGCAGTCGCTCCCACCGAAGTCGTCTTCGCGGGCTACGGTATCGTCGCACCGGAAGAGCAGGGACAAGCCGAGTACGACAGCTATGTACACCTGGACGTCCAGGACAAATGGGTTCTCGTCTTCCGACAAATGCCACAAGATATCTCGCCAGAGCGCCGGCAACATTTGGCAAGGTACAGCGGCGAACGCTACAAAGCCATGGTGGCGCGTGATCGTGGAGCTGCCGGTCTGATCTTTGTCTCGGGACCGACCAGTCCAGTCCGCTCGCGTTTGCTGCCTCTCCAAATGGACGGTACGCTCGGCGGCTCAAGCCTGTCCGTCGTTACGATCGCTGATGACCTTGCAGGAGAATGGATGCAACGCGCCGGCGAGAGCCTTGCCGAACTGCAACAGGAACTCGATAGCGGAGACCCCAGTATGGGATTTGCCTTGCCGGGCGTGACGCTGGCTGCACAAATTGATATCGAACCGATTACCAGCCACGGCCGCAATGTCTTGGCCCTCCTGCCCAGTGGTGAGAAGGCCTCCGCAGAAATGATCGTCGTAGGCGCACACATTGATCACCTCGGTACTGGCAAGGGTAGCGGTTCTCTAGCCAAAGAGGAAGAGCAGGGGGGGGTCCACCGCGGTGCCGATGACAACGCTTCAGGCGTCGCTGCAATCCTGGAAGTTGCTCAGTACCTGGCCCAGCAATCACAGGATGCAAAACTCGATGCCAAACGCGATATCTTGCTAGCCGCTTGGAGCGGCGAAGAACTCGGCCTGCGGGGCTCTCAGGCTTTCGTGGACGATTTTTCGTCGCTATTTCCCGAACGGGTGACAAACGCCAGCACATCCACCTTGAAGGATGCAAATCCGCACAGCGACATCCCCGCTCACACACCCGAGGCCTTGGCTCACCATGCCCATGAGACTACGCCCACAACTCTCTATCCCAATATCGCCGCCTGCCTCAATTTGGACATGGTCGGGCGATTGCGAGACTCCCTGGTGCTGCAAGGCATTGGCTCCTCGAACTACTGGGCTGGAGCCATCGAGCGGCGCAATGCGGTTGTGCGTCTGTCGCTGACCCTCCAAAACGACTGCCACCTCCCCACGGATGCTAGTTCATTCTTTATGCGGGGAGTCCCAATCCTCTCGGCCTTCACCGGCTCCCACTCGGAGTACCACACACCACGAGATGTACCGGAACTGTTGAACTATGAAGGAGCGGCCCAGGTAGCCAAGTTGATGGGACTCATTGCGCGAGACTTGGTTCAAGCCGATGCGGCGCCGGACTACCACGAGCAACCCGCTCAACCTGAAATGCGGGCCAATCTGGCCGCTTACCTGGGGACGGTCCCCGACTACGCACAGACCGACATCCAGGGACTGAAATTGAGCGGAGTAACGGCCGGCGCCCCCGCCGCAGATGCAGGTCTGCTGGCTGGAGACATCATCGTGGAATTGGCTGGCAAGCAAATTGAGAACATCTATGACTACACGTATGCCATCGAAGCTCTAAAAATTGGCCAACCCACGAAGGTCAAGATTAAGCGCGGAGACGAAACACTAGAGTTGGAAATCATCCCTGGTTCCCGCCAGTAA
- a CDS encoding DUF6807 family protein yields MSTISNAQGVTILEGIHPVLCYQRAVTSQRGQWPRANYVHPLYDLDGECLTEDFPTDHGHQRGVYWAWHQVLVDDQPMGDAWTCTDFQWDVREVKTETTSDRATIQASVFWKSPALQDQAGQLRRLVQEQTTIVVHQQHQDVRWIDFTIELSALVEGVKIGGSEDDKGYGGFSARLKLSDQTVFTGTEGPIEPTMNAIEAGAAIDTSNATGGVSIFPHPENPGFPTPWILRQSRSMQNAVYPGRSPVQLSQTEPLVLRYRLGIHRGTWDAAKISDYQQAYQAQCESPN; encoded by the coding sequence ATGTCGACTATCTCCAATGCTCAAGGAGTGACCATCTTAGAGGGAATTCACCCAGTGCTATGCTACCAACGCGCAGTCACTTCCCAACGCGGGCAATGGCCTCGGGCCAATTACGTGCACCCACTCTACGATTTAGATGGTGAGTGTCTTACCGAAGATTTCCCGACCGACCATGGCCATCAGCGTGGAGTGTATTGGGCCTGGCATCAAGTATTGGTCGATGATCAACCGATGGGAGATGCTTGGACCTGCACCGATTTCCAGTGGGATGTGCGCGAGGTCAAGACCGAGACGACCTCCGATCGAGCTACGATTCAGGCGAGCGTGTTCTGGAAGTCTCCAGCCCTTCAAGATCAAGCAGGACAACTACGGCGACTGGTACAAGAGCAAACGACTATCGTTGTTCACCAGCAACATCAAGATGTTCGCTGGATCGACTTTACTATCGAGCTGTCTGCATTAGTAGAGGGTGTGAAAATCGGCGGATCGGAGGATGACAAGGGCTACGGAGGTTTCTCGGCCCGCCTCAAACTCTCCGATCAAACAGTGTTCACTGGAACGGAGGGCCCCATCGAGCCCACAATGAATGCCATCGAGGCTGGAGCTGCCATCGATACGTCCAATGCAACTGGAGGAGTGTCCATCTTCCCCCACCCTGAAAACCCAGGTTTTCCGACTCCTTGGATTTTAAGGCAAAGCCGAAGTATGCAAAATGCAGTCTACCCAGGCCGTTCGCCGGTCCAACTCTCGCAAACGGAACCACTCGTACTCCGCTACCGACTCGGGATTCATCGAGGCACCTGGGACGCTGCGAAAATCAGCGACTACCAGCAGGCCTATCAAGCCCAATGCGAGTCGCCAAATTGA
- a CDS encoding dienelactone hydrolase family protein, whose product MRTRFFTIHPTSLLALLLNAIFAVIPTLGQGLHAPPPGAERPTNMPLQSPGALASPRPLLAIEELGRAPLSNYGSLESVVQAMRAHRPLDLTVQQWRQQHPHAKYDQWAQAARRVLANGLHYDSGPLDLNAITTDRWETDDFVRETIEFNTAPWFRVPGYFYTPKNVPLPAPALVVFHEWGGPMLFGADRVSGESLHPAITQHRQKYTSGRALADWYAAQGYAVIVIDAYHFGRRAPRGLRGLPESYDPSQLDTETLNRYDAIVRQQLYTGVRELNWAGTTWAGVNYGDDSRCIDYLVSRPEVDPKRIGCTGLSGGGWRTNILAALDPRIKAAVSVGWMTTGDTQQAYNLSGAVGTFCLLPGVWDRIDIPDLVCMAAPKAVMVVSGTNDDLFPPLGQRDAAEQISAAYEWAGSKERFRNYAPAKTHCYDAEIQAQALAWFDQYLKATKAPNSNP is encoded by the coding sequence ATGCGTACTCGATTTTTCACGATACACCCCACAAGCCTGCTGGCTTTGCTGCTGAACGCGATATTTGCAGTGATACCGACGCTTGGGCAGGGGCTGCATGCTCCACCTCCTGGAGCCGAGCGGCCAACGAATATGCCCCTCCAATCCCCCGGGGCACTGGCCTCCCCAAGACCGCTGCTCGCGATCGAGGAACTCGGTCGAGCCCCATTGTCCAATTACGGCTCGCTGGAGTCGGTCGTGCAAGCCATGCGAGCTCATCGTCCGCTCGACTTGACGGTTCAACAATGGAGGCAGCAACATCCCCATGCCAAGTACGACCAGTGGGCACAGGCAGCGCGCCGCGTCTTAGCCAACGGATTGCATTACGATTCGGGCCCTCTCGACCTCAATGCAATTACCACCGATCGTTGGGAAACCGATGATTTCGTACGTGAAACTATCGAATTCAATACGGCTCCATGGTTTCGCGTTCCTGGATATTTTTACACGCCTAAGAATGTCCCCCTCCCGGCACCAGCTCTAGTCGTATTTCATGAATGGGGTGGTCCCATGCTGTTCGGTGCAGATCGTGTTTCAGGTGAATCATTGCATCCAGCCATCACACAACACCGGCAAAAATATACGAGCGGACGCGCGTTGGCGGACTGGTACGCAGCACAGGGCTATGCCGTCATCGTAATTGACGCCTATCACTTCGGTCGTCGTGCTCCGCGTGGGTTGCGTGGCCTGCCAGAAAGCTACGATCCTTCGCAATTAGACACCGAAACACTCAATCGCTATGACGCAATTGTTCGGCAGCAGCTGTACACCGGTGTTCGTGAACTAAATTGGGCAGGCACGACTTGGGCAGGAGTCAATTACGGAGACGATAGCCGCTGCATCGACTATTTGGTTTCGCGTCCTGAAGTTGATCCCAAGCGGATTGGATGCACCGGATTGTCAGGAGGAGGCTGGCGCACGAACATTCTGGCCGCCCTCGATCCACGTATTAAAGCCGCCGTCTCCGTCGGCTGGATGACAACGGGAGATACGCAACAAGCCTACAACCTCTCGGGGGCCGTCGGAACATTTTGCCTGCTGCCAGGTGTATGGGACCGGATAGACATTCCTGACCTAGTGTGCATGGCTGCTCCCAAAGCAGTCATGGTTGTCAGTGGAACCAACGATGACCTTTTCCCGCCGCTCGGCCAGCGCGACGCTGCGGAGCAAATTTCAGCCGCCTACGAGTGGGCCGGATCGAAAGAGCGATTTCGCAATTACGCGCCAGCCAAAACTCACTGCTACGACGCGGAGATTCAGGCACAAGCCCTCGCCTGGTTTGATCAGTATCTCAAAGCTACCAAGGCACCGAACTCCAATCCATAA
- a CDS encoding carbon storage regulator — translation MLVLSRKIGEKLVIGDNITVEVVRISGNRITLGLAAPAEVKILRGELTQNQAKSSLQEEAVPQPLLLQAS, via the coding sequence ATGCTAGTACTAAGCCGAAAAATTGGCGAAAAGTTGGTGATAGGTGACAACATTACGGTCGAAGTGGTGCGAATTTCAGGCAACCGGATTACCCTGGGCCTAGCTGCTCCGGCAGAGGTGAAGATCTTGCGAGGCGAATTGACTCAAAATCAGGCCAAGTCTTCCCTGCAAGAAGAAGCCGTACCGCAGCCCCTTCTACTCCAAGCCTCCTAA
- a CDS encoding sulfatase-like hydrolase/transferase, producing the protein MLLDDRWNERGQYWKRVLVFGFLGWMLGAVGQQTSGEELSGAGEEHRARPNIIVLLADDLGYGELGCQGNPQIPTPRIDQLAETGVRFTQAYVTAPNCSPSRAGLLTGRTPTRFGYEFNPIGARNHDPGTGLPAEQLTIAEHLQQIGYTSGLIGKWHLGGSADFHPFRHGFDEFFGFLHEGHFYVPPPWHGTLSMLRRAGLADPTSTLQRVSDQLFYSTHTGRNEPAYDANNPILRGGQPTTESQYLTEAFAREASDFIGRHRESPFFLYVAFNAVHSPLQAREAALEEFEDIEDPQRRIFAGMLRDLDRAVGTIVDAVDQQGLRDNTLILFLSDNGGPTRELTSSNAPLRGEKGSMYEGGLRVPFIVNWPVRLSEPSVEGRVVSSLDIFPTIAAATNTPLPQGLEGQDLLELLQNPDEPSGHQHLYWRQGNRTALRHGEWKIVDSRYASNGRREWELFNIAADANEVHDRSDAEPAKVQQLVKLWSELDQEMSAPLFPVR; encoded by the coding sequence ATGTTGTTAGACGATAGGTGGAATGAGCGGGGGCAGTACTGGAAACGAGTGCTGGTTTTCGGTTTTCTTGGCTGGATGTTGGGGGCGGTTGGTCAACAAACTTCCGGGGAGGAGTTGAGCGGTGCTGGCGAAGAGCATCGCGCGCGGCCGAACATTATCGTTCTGCTGGCGGATGATCTGGGCTACGGTGAACTTGGCTGCCAAGGCAATCCACAGATTCCAACACCGCGAATCGATCAGCTGGCCGAAACGGGAGTGCGCTTCACGCAAGCCTACGTTACGGCGCCCAATTGTAGTCCGTCGCGAGCTGGCTTATTGACTGGACGCACTCCGACTCGCTTTGGCTACGAATTCAATCCCATTGGTGCTCGCAACCATGATCCCGGCACAGGCTTGCCGGCAGAACAATTGACGATTGCAGAGCATCTGCAGCAAATTGGCTATACGTCAGGCTTGATCGGCAAATGGCACTTGGGAGGCTCGGCTGATTTTCACCCCTTTCGCCATGGGTTTGACGAATTCTTTGGCTTCTTGCACGAAGGCCATTTCTATGTTCCTCCCCCCTGGCACGGTACTCTGAGCATGCTGCGTCGCGCCGGCTTGGCCGACCCCACTTCAACCCTGCAACGCGTCTCGGACCAGCTGTTCTATTCGACTCACACCGGGCGCAACGAACCGGCTTACGATGCGAACAACCCTATCTTGCGTGGTGGACAACCTACGACAGAGTCACAGTATCTCACGGAGGCATTCGCAAGAGAGGCTTCCGATTTCATTGGACGTCATCGAGAGTCTCCGTTCTTCTTGTATGTTGCATTCAACGCGGTGCACAGTCCGTTGCAAGCTCGGGAAGCAGCGCTCGAAGAGTTTGAAGATATTGAAGATCCACAGAGACGCATTTTCGCCGGTATGCTGCGAGATTTGGATCGCGCCGTGGGTACGATCGTGGATGCCGTCGACCAACAGGGGCTGCGCGACAACACCTTGATTCTGTTCTTAAGCGACAACGGAGGGCCTACTCGCGAGCTAACCTCGAGCAATGCCCCACTCCGAGGCGAGAAAGGTTCGATGTACGAAGGAGGTTTGCGGGTTCCATTTATCGTCAATTGGCCTGTCCGACTTAGTGAACCGAGCGTGGAAGGCCGTGTGGTAAGCTCTTTGGACATTTTCCCAACGATCGCTGCAGCCACCAACACGCCGCTCCCTCAAGGGTTGGAAGGACAAGATCTCCTAGAGTTGCTCCAAAATCCAGATGAGCCGTCAGGACACCAGCACTTGTATTGGAGGCAAGGGAATCGAACGGCATTGCGTCATGGTGAGTGGAAAATCGTCGATAGTCGTTATGCTTCAAACGGACGCCGCGAGTGGGAGCTGTTCAATATAGCAGCGGATGCCAATGAGGTTCACGATCGCTCCGACGCAGAGCCCGCAAAAGTCCAGCAGCTCGTAAAGCTGTGGAGTGAGCTTGACCAAGAAATGTCTGCTCCCTTGTTTCCCGTTCGCTAG